A genomic window from Algoriphagus sp. Y33 includes:
- the asnB gene encoding asparagine synthase (glutamine-hydrolyzing) — MCGIHLIWGKEANEEAINGMLRQSQYRGPDQQASFSPWPGLWIGVNRLKILHTGAEADQPFWSPDGRSLLIWNGELYNFQEIRNLLIQDGVTFTTHSDTEVVLHVLSIFGVQGLEKLQGMFALIFVDLTERTLLVARDKNGEKPLYYAQDPDTLIFSSVSSSIQTIKKTPLEARQFDPYFYLRVPLPGNTFFRGIHEWKPGRYSKVLNHLAFRQDHIQTESSPNLEPTFDRFRELLTDAVLNQFHADVPVGMQLSGGADSSLLYAIWYKEMGIPLSSFTIQVEPKYRKKYGDGDAARRFTTQFPSNHHLIEIDQDTFWENWGDYLQSVDQPIGDSAGFLTWMIGKEAKKSVRVLISGAGADELWGGYQRHKAFDAYQRHKDILLRFQGVLRKLPLGRSYQKFISAIDSNSQKTFLNFSGLDTVPNDLAEDYERIFNGNLTEYTQMLEFDRQVYLVQDVLKIHDNALMAQSIEGRSPYLDTGMLDLWKNVKGEKTLRGKPWIKRFLDEQGLAWIAERKKMGFGLPLKEWFAENGEFSRRIFDSIKVFEKSHGELFPPKMRLLAAEPELGTKLNFLTLYNLFLLAEWVKLHKL, encoded by the coding sequence ATGTGCGGAATCCATCTGATCTGGGGTAAGGAAGCGAATGAGGAGGCGATTAATGGCATGCTTCGGCAAAGTCAGTATCGCGGACCTGATCAGCAAGCAAGCTTCAGTCCATGGCCGGGACTTTGGATCGGGGTCAACCGGCTGAAAATCTTACACACAGGAGCAGAAGCGGATCAGCCTTTTTGGTCTCCCGATGGTAGGTCTTTGCTGATTTGGAATGGGGAGCTTTACAATTTTCAGGAAATCCGTAACCTGCTCATTCAGGATGGTGTAACTTTTACCACACACTCCGATACCGAGGTCGTATTGCATGTGTTGAGCATTTTTGGAGTACAGGGATTGGAGAAACTGCAGGGGATGTTTGCTTTGATTTTTGTGGATTTGACAGAAAGAACTCTGTTGGTAGCCCGGGATAAAAACGGAGAAAAGCCGCTTTATTATGCCCAAGATCCAGATACTCTGATTTTTTCCTCTGTGTCCAGTAGCATTCAAACAATAAAAAAAACACCACTTGAGGCGAGACAATTTGATCCGTATTTTTACCTCAGGGTCCCTCTGCCGGGAAATACCTTTTTCCGCGGGATTCATGAATGGAAACCCGGGCGATATAGTAAGGTTTTGAATCACTTGGCTTTCCGCCAGGATCATATACAGACTGAGTCCAGTCCCAATTTGGAACCGACTTTTGATAGGTTCAGGGAGTTGCTTACTGATGCTGTTCTAAATCAATTTCACGCTGATGTGCCGGTAGGAATGCAACTGAGTGGGGGGGCTGATAGCTCATTGCTGTATGCGATTTGGTATAAGGAGATGGGGATTCCCCTGTCTTCATTTACCATTCAAGTGGAGCCAAAATATCGAAAGAAATACGGAGATGGAGATGCGGCAAGGCGCTTCACAACACAATTTCCCAGCAATCATCATCTTATAGAAATCGATCAGGACACATTCTGGGAAAATTGGGGTGACTACCTTCAAAGTGTGGATCAACCTATAGGAGATTCTGCTGGTTTTCTGACTTGGATGATTGGGAAGGAAGCTAAAAAATCAGTCAGGGTACTGATTTCGGGAGCTGGGGCAGATGAGCTTTGGGGAGGATATCAGCGGCATAAGGCTTTTGACGCTTACCAAAGGCACAAGGATATCCTACTGAGATTTCAGGGTGTTCTTCGAAAACTCCCACTTGGCCGGAGCTATCAAAAATTTATCTCAGCTATAGATTCCAATTCTCAGAAGACTTTTCTGAATTTCTCTGGATTGGATACTGTTCCAAATGACTTGGCAGAAGACTACGAAAGGATTTTCAATGGAAATCTGACTGAATACACACAGATGCTTGAGTTTGATCGGCAGGTATATTTGGTTCAAGATGTGTTGAAAATCCATGACAATGCCTTGATGGCACAGAGCATAGAAGGTAGGTCGCCCTATTTGGATACCGGAATGCTGGATTTGTGGAAAAATGTGAAGGGTGAAAAAACGTTGAGAGGGAAGCCTTGGATCAAAAGATTTCTGGACGAACAGGGTTTAGCTTGGATCGCTGAACGTAAGAAAATGGGCTTTGGACTTCCTTTGAAAGAATGGTTTGCAGAGAATGGCGAATTTTCCAGACGCATTTTTGACTCTATCAAAGTATTCGAGAAAAGCCATGGAGAGCTTTTTCCTCCTAAGATGAGGTTGCTTGCCGCTGAGCCTGAACTTGGTACCAAGCTTAACTTTTTAACACTTTACAATCTGTTTCTTCTGGCTGAATGGGTGAAATTGCACAAGCTATGA
- the nth gene encoding endonuclease III → MLKKERYEAIINHFRENMPIAETELQYENPFQLLVAVVLSAQCTDKRINLVTPALFRDFPAPEFLAASNFDELFPYIRTVSYPNNKTKHLLGLGKMLVEDFGSEVPSTVPELIKLPGVGRKTANVITSVVWNQPNMAVDTHVFRVSKRLGLVSQTAKTPLEVEKQLIRHIPKEYVHIAHHWLILHGRYVCLARRPKCKECTLTHLCRYFEKNQGKITKAETEG, encoded by the coding sequence ATGCTGAAAAAAGAAAGATACGAAGCCATCATCAATCATTTCCGTGAGAATATGCCTATTGCGGAGACTGAACTTCAGTATGAAAATCCCTTTCAGCTGTTAGTGGCAGTCGTACTTTCAGCTCAATGTACAGATAAGCGTATTAACTTAGTTACTCCCGCACTTTTTCGGGATTTTCCAGCACCTGAGTTTTTGGCAGCATCGAATTTTGACGAGCTCTTTCCCTACATCAGAACCGTTTCTTATCCAAACAATAAGACTAAGCATCTATTGGGCTTGGGCAAAATGCTTGTGGAGGATTTTGGGAGCGAAGTCCCCTCTACTGTCCCTGAACTGATCAAACTTCCCGGTGTGGGACGGAAGACTGCAAATGTGATTACTTCGGTGGTCTGGAACCAACCAAATATGGCGGTGGATACCCATGTTTTTCGCGTTTCCAAGCGATTAGGACTAGTTTCTCAGACGGCAAAAACTCCTTTAGAAGTAGAGAAGCAGCTTATCCGCCATATTCCCAAGGAGTATGTGCACATCGCACATCACTGGTTGATTTTGCATGGTAGGTATGTTTGCTTGGCACGAAGACCAAAATGTAAAGAATGTACATTGACTCACCTGTGTCGGTATTTTGAGAAAAATCAGGGGAAAATCACCAAAGCCGAAACAGAAGGGTAA
- a CDS encoding glycosyltransferase family 4 protein encodes MRIIYVHQYFRTPAEGGAVRSYHLAKGLVDAGCEVELITGGTQAGYDQRWIDGIKVHYLPVDYDQKFGFLKRVLSFLSYVRQAKKLIRKLPRPDLLYVTSTPLTTGLLGLWAKKNLAIPYIFEVRDLWPQAPIEVGAIKNSILKRNLFSLEKKIYGQALSLVALSHGIADHLRKVAPQQQIHLIPNFSDFDRFFPMEKTGNLLLKYGLKDRLTIAYTGALGKVNAVNELLDLAQMARNKGKDWQFLIMGNGSSKEQLRKTAEEKSLSQVHFIPYGSKEKVNEVLSLADFAWISFAHLPVLKTNSPNKFFDALAAGKAILINHKGWVYDLVKTYQLGVSCLPSKIESAFLQLEKLEENPSELTKMSQNSRKLAAQYFTKEQAVFHLIQALEPTNNPSGTSDKKFYLMA; translated from the coding sequence ATGAGGATTATTTATGTCCATCAATATTTCAGAACTCCGGCCGAAGGTGGGGCGGTGCGCTCCTATCACTTAGCCAAAGGGCTGGTGGATGCAGGATGTGAGGTAGAGCTGATCACAGGAGGTACTCAAGCCGGCTACGATCAGCGATGGATTGACGGAATCAAAGTACACTATTTACCGGTGGATTATGATCAGAAATTTGGGTTTTTAAAGCGTGTGTTGTCTTTTCTAAGCTACGTTCGTCAAGCCAAAAAGCTTATTAGAAAACTTCCACGCCCAGATTTGCTATATGTCACGTCCACCCCGCTGACCACGGGCTTACTTGGACTCTGGGCGAAGAAGAACTTGGCTATCCCCTACATTTTTGAAGTTCGGGATCTATGGCCCCAAGCTCCCATAGAAGTAGGGGCAATCAAGAATTCTATATTGAAAAGAAATTTGTTTTCGCTGGAGAAAAAGATCTATGGGCAAGCTTTAAGCTTGGTCGCACTGTCCCATGGAATTGCTGATCATTTGCGGAAAGTGGCTCCACAACAACAGATTCATTTGATCCCAAATTTCTCGGATTTCGATAGATTTTTCCCAATGGAAAAGACTGGAAATCTGCTCCTAAAATACGGACTGAAGGATAGGTTGACTATCGCTTATACAGGAGCCTTGGGGAAGGTAAATGCGGTGAATGAACTGCTTGATCTTGCCCAAATGGCCAGAAATAAAGGTAAAGACTGGCAGTTTTTGATTATGGGGAATGGGAGTAGCAAAGAGCAACTTAGAAAAACGGCTGAGGAAAAATCCCTTTCTCAGGTTCATTTTATTCCATATGGCTCCAAGGAAAAAGTCAATGAAGTGCTCAGTTTGGCAGACTTTGCATGGATATCTTTCGCTCATTTACCCGTACTGAAAACCAACAGCCCAAATAAATTTTTTGATGCCTTGGCTGCCGGCAAGGCGATTTTGATCAATCATAAAGGATGGGTTTATGATTTGGTAAAAACATATCAATTGGGTGTTTCTTGCCTACCGTCTAAAATTGAATCTGCCTTTTTACAGCTTGAAAAACTGGAGGAAAACCCGTCAGAACTCACAAAAATGAGCCAGAATTCCAGAAAATTGGCAGCACAGTATTTTACTAAAGAGCAGGCAGTTTTCCATTTGATTCAGGCATTGGAACCAACTAACAATCCTTCTGGTACCTCGGATAAAAAATTTTATTTAATGGCGTAA
- a CDS encoding heavy metal translocating P-type ATPase: MKDKCCCTEEEEANHRHSQDDGHDHSPAKSEPMVKFFAPAIFSFAMMMLGLGFDHIFPQDWFGGYVRLGWYLVAYIPVGLPVLKEALKSITKGDVFSEFFLMGIATLGAFAIGEYPEGVAVMLFYSVGEVFQGMAVRKAKTNIKTLLDQRPDEVTVLEGKITRTIKAEKAKIGDVIQLKPGEKLGLDGKLLSEKASFNTSALTGESKPDSKKKGAVVLAGMVNLNTVSQVKVTTAYTDSKLSRILELVQNATAQKAQTELFIRKFAKIYTPVVVYLAIGICFLPYLFVQDYEFSDWLYRALVFLVISCPCGLVISIPLGYFGGIGAASKNGILFKGSNFLDSLAEIKEVVMDKTGTMTEGIFKVQEVYLQPEFEGTKILDFVNSLESKSSHPIASAVKDHVGEIDFDIVPGNIEEIAGHGLRAQVEGKELLVGNFKLMDRFSVPYSIDPTGLAYTLVAIAYEGKFAGYLTIADSIKSDARRTIDRLKSMGIGITMLSGDKSNVVKFVADQLGILHSFGDLLPEDKVERVKEIKMQKGTVAFVGDGVNDAPVVAISDVGIAMGGLGSDATIETADVVIQDDRPIKIPMAILIGKKTKQIVWQNIGFAFGIKVLVLILGALGLATMWAAVFADVGVALLAILNAIRIQKMRFE; encoded by the coding sequence GTGAAAGATAAATGCTGCTGTACAGAAGAAGAGGAGGCAAACCACCGTCATTCTCAGGATGACGGACATGATCACTCCCCGGCGAAGAGCGAACCCATGGTGAAATTCTTTGCGCCAGCTATTTTTTCATTTGCGATGATGATGCTCGGCTTGGGCTTCGACCACATTTTTCCCCAGGATTGGTTTGGCGGTTACGTAAGATTAGGGTGGTATCTCGTGGCATATATTCCTGTTGGGCTACCTGTACTCAAAGAGGCGTTGAAGAGCATAACCAAAGGCGATGTGTTTTCGGAGTTTTTTCTGATGGGAATCGCGACACTGGGAGCCTTTGCCATAGGAGAATACCCGGAGGGAGTTGCGGTGATGCTTTTTTATTCTGTTGGGGAAGTTTTTCAGGGAATGGCAGTCCGTAAAGCAAAAACCAACATCAAAACCTTACTAGACCAGCGACCTGATGAAGTCACTGTTTTGGAAGGCAAAATAACCCGGACCATCAAAGCTGAGAAGGCAAAAATCGGTGATGTTATCCAACTGAAACCAGGCGAAAAACTTGGATTGGACGGTAAGCTACTTTCAGAAAAAGCATCTTTTAATACTTCCGCTTTGACCGGAGAGAGCAAGCCTGATTCCAAGAAAAAAGGTGCTGTCGTACTGGCAGGAATGGTAAATCTGAATACCGTATCCCAAGTCAAAGTAACCACCGCCTACACAGACAGTAAGCTTTCAAGGATTTTGGAATTGGTGCAAAATGCGACTGCACAAAAAGCACAGACGGAACTTTTCATCAGAAAATTCGCCAAAATCTATACACCGGTTGTGGTTTACCTCGCAATAGGGATCTGCTTTCTTCCCTATCTTTTTGTGCAGGATTATGAGTTCAGCGATTGGCTTTACCGCGCATTGGTTTTCTTGGTTATCTCCTGTCCCTGTGGTCTCGTGATCAGTATTCCGCTTGGGTATTTTGGGGGAATTGGAGCTGCGAGCAAAAACGGCATTCTATTCAAAGGAAGTAATTTCTTGGATAGTCTGGCAGAGATCAAAGAAGTGGTGATGGACAAAACGGGGACGATGACCGAGGGAATTTTTAAGGTACAGGAAGTTTATCTTCAACCGGAATTTGAGGGTACAAAAATTCTTGATTTCGTCAATTCTCTGGAAAGCAAAAGCTCGCATCCAATAGCCAGTGCGGTTAAGGATCATGTGGGAGAGATTGATTTTGATATTGTGCCCGGGAATATAGAGGAAATTGCCGGACACGGGTTGAGGGCACAGGTGGAAGGAAAAGAATTGCTTGTCGGAAATTTCAAGCTGATGGATAGGTTTTCGGTTCCCTATTCCATCGATCCAACCGGTCTTGCTTACACGCTGGTGGCGATAGCATACGAAGGGAAATTCGCCGGCTATTTGACCATAGCAGACAGCATAAAAAGTGATGCCCGGAGGACAATTGATCGCCTGAAATCCATGGGAATAGGAATCACGATGCTCAGCGGAGACAAAAGCAATGTGGTCAAATTTGTGGCAGATCAATTGGGGATCCTCCATTCATTTGGTGATTTGCTGCCTGAGGATAAAGTAGAAAGAGTCAAAGAAATCAAAATGCAGAAAGGAACCGTTGCTTTTGTCGGTGACGGGGTGAACGATGCGCCCGTTGTGGCAATTTCAGATGTGGGGATAGCAATGGGAGGCTTGGGAAGCGATGCTACAATAGAAACTGCAGATGTGGTGATTCAGGATGATAGGCCTATTAAGATTCCAATGGCGATTTTGATAGGCAAAAAAACCAAACAAATCGTCTGGCAGAATATCGGTTTTGCTTTTGGCATCAAAGTTCTGGTACTTATACTTGGAGCACTGGGATTGGCTACAATGTGGGCAGCGGTATTTGCTGATGTGGGAGTAGCCTTGTTGGCAATACTAAATGCGATACGGATTCAGAAAATGAGATTTGAATAA
- a CDS encoding P1 family peptidase, whose amino-acid sequence MKKTCFLIILLIFSVFSLFAQERPREKGIIFGVLPTGALNAITDVHGVKVGHFTKIEGNNIRTGVTAILPHDGNVFQQKVPAAIYVGNGFGKLAGTTQVEELGNIETPIILTNTLSVAAGIEGVVRYSLTQEGNENVQSVNALVGETNDGYLNDIRGMHISPAEVIETIKSAKTGKVDEGNVGAGTGTVCFGWKGGIGTSSRKLPENLGGYTIGVLVQTNFGGNLQIDGVAVGEKLGKYPFRDALEKSDGSCMIVVATDAPVLERNLERMAKRAMMGLAKTGGIASNGSGDYVIAFSTAEGLRIPYSSENGALESAVYVRNDDMSGLFMAVIEATEEAIINSLFAAQSMEGRDGHSVRQLPIDQVMTLMKQN is encoded by the coding sequence ATGAAAAAAACCTGCTTTCTGATTATCCTATTAATTTTCTCTGTCTTCAGCTTATTTGCCCAAGAAAGACCCCGGGAAAAAGGAATCATTTTCGGTGTCCTTCCTACGGGTGCGCTAAATGCTATTACCGATGTACACGGTGTGAAAGTGGGACACTTCACCAAAATAGAAGGCAACAATATCCGCACGGGAGTAACGGCAATTTTGCCCCATGATGGAAATGTTTTTCAGCAAAAAGTCCCTGCTGCTATTTACGTAGGCAATGGATTTGGGAAACTGGCAGGAACTACTCAGGTGGAAGAGCTTGGCAACATTGAGACGCCGATTATTCTTACCAATACGTTGAGTGTAGCAGCCGGAATCGAAGGAGTAGTCCGATATTCTTTGACACAAGAAGGAAATGAAAATGTACAGTCGGTGAATGCTCTGGTAGGAGAGACCAATGATGGCTACCTGAATGATATCCGGGGAATGCATATTTCCCCAGCGGAAGTAATTGAAACAATAAAGTCTGCCAAGACGGGAAAAGTCGATGAAGGAAACGTAGGTGCAGGGACAGGCACGGTTTGTTTTGGCTGGAAAGGAGGTATAGGTACCTCTTCCCGCAAACTGCCGGAAAATCTCGGAGGGTACACGATTGGAGTATTGGTTCAAACCAATTTTGGAGGAAATCTTCAGATCGATGGTGTGGCTGTCGGCGAAAAATTGGGTAAATATCCCTTTCGGGATGCATTGGAAAAATCTGATGGAAGCTGCATGATCGTGGTGGCTACAGATGCACCTGTATTGGAAAGAAATCTCGAACGCATGGCAAAGCGTGCTATGATGGGCTTGGCAAAAACCGGAGGGATCGCTTCCAATGGCTCCGGAGATTACGTGATTGCTTTCAGTACAGCTGAAGGACTTCGCATACCATACTCTTCAGAAAATGGAGCATTGGAATCAGCAGTTTATGTAAGAAATGATGATATGTCAGGCTTGTTTATGGCAGTGATAGAAGCGACGGAAGAGGCGATTATCAATTCCTTATTTGCTGCGCAAAGTATGGAAGGAAGAGATGGGCACAGTGTCCGGCAATTGCCAATCGACCAAGTGATGACCTTGATGAAGCAAAACTAA
- a CDS encoding fasciclin domain-containing protein translates to MKNFNLNLWRYLSLSLAMMVMIVFTSCDDEDDEPMPEQANVVEVLGGDSNFNTLATAVVAAGLDDDLSAAGPFTVFAPTNDAFGDFLSDNGLTSDELIGGSDLANTLSYHVASGNIASGDVEAGAVTPLSGDKFYISIDPDGRVWINGNAMVTAVDKMASNGVIHTLDYVITAPTMSIAEIAVENTTASTPEFTQLVAALTRADLVDAVSGGVEDNLTVFAPTDAAFEDLYVALGVDGVEDIPLDVLTNVLLYHVVPSRAFSQDLRDGATLPTLLEGETLTVDLPGLTINERGLVASMLNIHATNGVIHVIDQVIIPE, encoded by the coding sequence ATGAAGAATTTCAATTTGAATCTATGGCGATATCTTTCGCTTTCACTTGCGATGATGGTCATGATTGTATTTACATCCTGTGATGATGAGGATGATGAACCTATGCCAGAACAGGCTAATGTCGTAGAGGTATTAGGAGGTGACAGTAACTTCAACACGCTTGCTACCGCAGTGGTTGCAGCAGGACTGGATGATGATCTAAGTGCTGCAGGTCCCTTCACTGTTTTTGCGCCTACCAACGATGCCTTTGGTGATTTTCTGTCAGACAACGGTTTAACATCTGATGAACTGATTGGCGGTTCAGATTTGGCCAATACCTTAAGCTATCATGTAGCGTCAGGGAATATCGCTTCCGGGGATGTGGAAGCTGGTGCGGTCACCCCATTGTCAGGGGATAAGTTTTATATCAGTATCGATCCTGATGGGAGAGTTTGGATCAATGGAAACGCTATGGTAACAGCAGTAGATAAAATGGCAAGCAATGGGGTGATCCATACATTGGATTATGTAATTACTGCACCGACCATGAGTATTGCTGAAATTGCTGTAGAAAATACCACAGCTTCAACTCCGGAGTTTACACAATTAGTAGCAGCACTTACCAGAGCTGATTTGGTAGATGCCGTAAGTGGAGGAGTGGAAGATAATTTGACAGTTTTTGCACCTACAGATGCAGCATTTGAAGATTTATATGTTGCGTTGGGAGTAGATGGCGTAGAGGATATTCCATTAGATGTATTGACGAATGTTTTACTGTATCACGTAGTTCCTTCTAGAGCTTTCTCTCAGGATTTAAGGGACGGAGCAACTCTCCCTACGCTACTTGAAGGTGAAACATTGACGGTTGATCTTCCCGGCTTAACGATAAACGAGAGGGGGTTAGTAGCATCTATGCTTAATATACATGCAACTAACGGAGTTATCCATGTAATAGATCAAGTAATAATACCGGAATAA